TCCGTCTTCTCTCTCTCGAATCTCGACGACTTTGAAGCGAACCTCGTCGTCTGTCTGGAGCCTCGTCGTCTCTATCCCGAGCCTCGTCATCACTCTGTCTAGCCTCGTTGTATCTCTATTGAGCCTCGTCATCTCTCTCTCGAAGCAAGCTCGTCTCTCTCTCGAAAATCTCGACTTCTCCGTCTTCTCTCTCTTGAATCTCGGTGACTCTGAAGCGAACCTCGTCGTCTGTCTGGAGCCTCGTCGTCTCTGTCCTGAGCCTCGTCGTCTCTCTGTCGATCCTCGTCCTATCTCCGTCGAGCCTCGTCGTCTCTCTCTCGAAGCAAGCTCGTCTCTCTCTCGAAAAACTCAGCGTCTCTCTCGAAGCTCGGCGTCTCTCTCGAAGCTCGGCGTCTCTGAATCAAATctcgtcgtctctctctctcgagtCTCGTCTCTGTCCCGAACCTCGTCGTCTCTCTATCGAACCTCGTCGTCTCTGTCTCGAACCTCGTATGGAATCTCGTCTCGATCTCCTTATCGGTAACAAATCATCCGTTTGATTTGATGTTTATGTTACTGCTGTCTCGATTTTGGTTTATCGCCCATCCCTtgtcttttgtaaaattaattttgagatttttatgattgtttCATAATATTGAGGACGGTGAAATCTGTTAGATTACTAGTAGAGTTTTGTTCGACTGTTGAATAGATGAAATGATTGTTTCTGGATCTGATATGCTTAATATTTCCtctattttgtattaattagcGATGGTGGGATTGATTGTTTGTGGAATCGATATGCTTACGTTCTGACTTCTTTTGTCTTAATAAAATTGGTTAAGGCTCTGTGGTTCACATGATCATGTGAACTTGGCCTTGTGATCAATGATATTTAGGTATAGATATACTAAAATAcattaacaacaacaacattaaAACTTCAACAACTTAAAAACTTCTCTTTAAAACTTCAACATTTACAACACATATAAAGCATCCGCGAAAGCTATTAAAAAACTCCATCTACTTTCCTTTTCCAAAGCCATTATGGATCCTTATACTCAACATTGTAGCTTTCAAAACCTGTTAAACAGTCAACAACCAATCACTCAAAACCCTTATCAGCCTGTCCCTCGTGAGCCAACTGTTGAAGTCTCTGCGTCAGATGCCTCTATGTTCGGATCACAAAGGACTGAAGATGGCAACGAAGATGCAGAGATCTTGTCTGACcgtaaagagagaagaaaatggTCACCAACAGAAGATGGGGTGCTGATAAGTGCTTGGCTGAACACCTCGAAAGACCCAGTGGTTGGAAATGAGCAGAAAGCAGTTGCGTTTTGGAAACGCATTGCTGCTTATTTTGCTGTGAGTCTAAAGCTGGATGGCGCGCAAAAGAGGAAGCTAACACACTGTAAAGCGAGATGGATTAAGATTAATGAGGGCGTGTGTAAGTTTGTTAGGTGTTATGAAGCGGCAACGAAGCAGAGATCGAGTGGACAGAACGAGGATGACGTTTTGAAGTTGGCTCACATGATTTTCTTCAATGATCACAAGGCCAAGTTCACACTAGAGCATGCCTGGTTAGAGCTACGCTATGATCAGAAATAGATTGCATCGTCTGCTACCAAGGATAAAGTTCAGTCAAAAAGGAGGAAGTTGGATGACCAGTTTTCAACCTCAGTGCATGTAAGCCACGGAGAGGATGAAGCAATGGCTCGGCCAGAAGGTGTTAAAGCAGCAAAGGCAAGAAGAAAGAAGCCAGTGAGGAAGCAAGCGACTTTGGAAGCGGAACAGAAGGAGAAGATGGAGTTTCAAAGCTTTTGGGAGATTAGGCAGAAAGATTTTGCTTTGAAGGCAACtcttaacaaacaaaaattgcTTGAGAGCCTAGTTGCCAAGTCTGAGCCATTAAGTGAACTCGAAatgcaattaaaaaataagcTTATTACTGATCTGTTAGCTTGAGTCTTAAGTTGCAAGTCTGTATGTTGTTTCTGTCTTAAGTCTTTAACTTAATTGCATTTGGATGTTTGGATGTTCGAGTCGAGTCTGTATGCTTTACTGTCTTTCTACTATTTATGGTTAATGGATGTTTATGGTTCTGCTTGTtatgtctctgtttttcatAAATTGAGACTTGTTTTTGCATGGCTTTGTTAGTTTGGACTCATCACGTTTT
The window above is part of the Brassica napus cultivar Da-Ae chromosome C8, Da-Ae, whole genome shotgun sequence genome. Proteins encoded here:
- the LOC125591961 gene encoding glutathione S-transferase T3-like translates to MDPYTQHCSFQNLLNSQQPITQNPYQPVPREPTVEVSASDASMFGSQRTEDGNEDAEILSDRKERRKWSPTEDGVLISAWLNTSKDPVVGNEQKAVAFWKRIAAYFAVSLKLDGAQKRKLTHCKARWIKINEGVCKFVRCYEAATKQRSSGQNEDDVLKLAHMIFFNDHKAKFTLEHAWLELRYDQK